The following is a genomic window from Arthrobacter sp. NicSoilB4.
CACTGTTGCCCCCGAAATCTTCGACGACGGCAGCCTGGACGCGGCGACAAAGCAGGCGCAGACCACCGGGCAGGTGCTCAACGTCAACGCCGACACCGCCGCCGCCGCCCTCGCCGAAGCCCTGGGCGCCTCCAAACTGGTGATCCTCACCGACGTCGAGGGACTCTTCGCCAACTGGCCGGACCGCTCCTCGCTGATCTCCTCGCTGACGGCCTCGGAACTGCGCGAGCTGCTCCCGAGCCTGGAGTCGGGGATGATCCCGAAGATGGAGGCGTGCCTGAAAGCCGTCGAGGGCGGCGTCGAACGCGCGCACATCGTGGACGGCAGGCTGCCGCACTCGATGCTGCTGGAAACCTTCACGACGGCGGGCATCGGCACGCAGGTCGTCCCGGACGAGGAAGTGAACACAAAGTGAGCAGCACTGAACTGAGCCATTCCGCTGAAGGCCGCAGCAGCGATGGGGGCCCGGGTGTGGTCGGGCACCGCGAAACGGGCGGGGCCCCCATCGCTGCGGAGGCCGCCGCAATCGCGCTCGTTGGTCAAACCACCGGCGCGCAGTGGCTGTCCCGCTACTCGTCGTCGCTGCTGGGCGTCTTCGGCACGCCGCAACGGGTCCTGGTCCGGGGCGCCGGCTGCCTCGTCTGGGACGCCGACGGCAAGGAATACCTGGACCTGCTCGGCGGGATCGCGGTCAACGCCCTGGGCCACGCCCACCCCTTCGTCACGTCGGTGATCTCCAGCCAGCTCTCCACCCTGGGCCACGTCTCCAACTTCTTCACGAGCCCCACGCAGATCGCACTGGCGGAGAAGCTGCTGGACATCAGCAAGGCACCGGCCGGCTCCAAGGTGTTTTTCGCCAACTCCGGCACCGAAGCAGTCGAGGCCGCGTTCAAGCTGGCGCGGCGGAACGGCGGCGTCAGCCAGGCAGACAGCACGGCGCAGCCCCGCACCAAGATCATCGCGCTCGAGGGCGCCTTCCACGGCCGGACCATGGGTGCCCTCGCGCTCACCGCCAAGGAAGCCTACCGGGAGCCGTTCGCCCCGCTGCCCGGCGGCGTCGTGCACATCCCCTTCGGCGACATTGACGCGCTCCGGGCCGCGGTGGACGAGACCACGGCCGCCGTCTTCCTGGAACCGATCCAGGGCGAAGCCGGCGTCCGGCCCCTGCCTGCCGGCTACCTGCAGGCCGCACGGGAGGCCACCAGCGCCGCCGGTGCCCTGCTGATCCTGGACGAGGTCCAGACCGGCATCGGCCGCACCGGCAAGTGGCTCGCGAGCGAGGACGCCGGGATCGTGCCCGACGCGGTCACCCTCGCCAAGGGCCTCGGCGGCGGATTCCCGATCGGCGCCCTCGTCACCTTCGGCCCGGAGGTGTCCTCGCTGCTCTCCGCCGGCCAGCACGGGACCACGTTCGGCGGCAACCCGGTGGCCACCGCCGCTGCCCTTGCCACCTTGCACGTCCTGGAAAACCAGCACGTCCTGGACCACGTCCGCGACACGGGGGAGCACCTGCGTGCGGGTCTCGCCAGGATCGACGGCGTCACTGAGGTCCGGGGCGAAGGGCTCCTCATCGGCTTCGACCTCGATGCCGACGTCGCCCCTGCCGTTGTGACAGCCGGCCTCGAGGCGGGTTTCATCGTCAACAGCCCGGGCCCGCACACCATCCGCCTCGCGCCGCCGCTGATCCTCACCACAGAACAAGCCGACCTCTTCGTTGCGGCACTCCCCGCCCTCCTCCAGACCGCAAAGGACGCCAAGTGAACGCGACAGGGATTTCGACCATGACTTCGAAGAGCCAGACCCGCCACTTCCTCAAGGACACGGACCTCACCCCGGCCGAGCAGGCTGAGGTCCTGGATCTCGCCGTCCGGATGAAGGCCGCGCCGTACAGCGTACAGCCGTTCGCCGCCGAGGGCAGCGGACGCCAGACCGTCGCCGTGATCTTCGACAAGACCTCCACCCGGACCCGGGTCTCCTTCGCCGCCGGCGTGGCGGACATGGGCGGCAACGCGCTCATCATCAACCCGGGCGAGGCGCAGATCGGCCACAAGGAGTCCGTCGAGGACACCGCCAAGGTCCTGGAGCGCATGGTGTCCACCATCGTCTGGCGAACCGGTGCCCATTCCGGGCTCGTGGCCATGGCCAGGAACTCCCGCGTGCCGGTGATCAACGCCCTGTGCGACGATTACCACCCCTGCCAGCTCCTGGCCGACCTGCTCACCGTCAAGGAACACAAGGGCGACCTGGCGGGCCTCACCATGAGCTACCTTGGGGACTCCGCCAACAACATGGCCAACTCCTACCTGCTGGCCGGCGTCACCGCAGGCATGCACGTCCGCATCGCCGGCCCCGAGGGCTACCTGCCGTCCCGGGAGATCATCGCCGCGGCCGAAGACCGCGCGGCGGAGACCGGCGGCTCGGTGCTCGTCACGGTGGACGCCGCAGAGGCGCTGCTCGGAGCCGACGTCGTTGCCACCGACACCTGGGTGTCCATGGGCCAGGAGGACGAGAAGGAAGCACGGCTGCAGCTGTTCCGCAACTACGCCGTGGACGAAGCGGCGATGAAGCTCGCGGCGCCGGACGCCGTCGTACTCCACTGCCTGCCGGCCTACCGCGGCTACGAGATCTCCGCTGGAGTGATCGACGGCCCGCAGTCCATCGTCTGGGACGAGGCCGAGAACCGGCTGCACGCCCAGAAGGCCCTGATGGCCTGGCTGATGCACCGCTCCGGCCTCGCCGTTGTCGACGGGCTGGGCTAGTGTCCGTCCAGCCCGCCTCCCCAGGGGCAAGCCCCGCCACGAAGACGGCCCGGCAGGCGCGGATCACCGCGATCCTCACCGGCGAATCGGTCCGCTCGCAGGCGGAACTGGCGGCGCTGCTCGCGGACGACGGCGTCCAGGTCACGCAGGCGACGCTGTCCCGGGACCTCGTGGAACTCGGCGCAGTCCGGGTCCGGGGCAAGGAAGGCGTCCTGGTCTACGCGGTGCCGGGGGAGGGCGGGGAGCGTGCGGCCAAAAGCGGCGTCACCCAGGAGATCCTCGACGCGCGGCTGGCCCGGCTCTGCGGCGAACTGCTGGTCACCGCCGAAGCGTCCGCGAACATCGTGGTGCTCCGGACGCCTCCCGGCGCGGCCAATTTCCTGGCCCTGGCGATCGACCATTCGGTGATGCCGTCCATCCTCGGCACCATCGCGGGGGACGACACGGTGCTGCTGGTCACCCGCGATCCGCTCGGCGGCGCTGCCCTGGCCGCCCGGTTCCTGCAGCTCGCCGAGGAAGCCGGCACCGGCTGACCGCCCCGGACCGAGGATTGGGCCTGCCACCGGGATGTGACAGGCTTTCAGCAGACAAGTTTTCCCCCGACATTTCCCCAAACAACTAAGGAGCATTTGAAGTGACTGAGCGTATTGTGCTGGCCTACTCCGGTGGCCTGGATACTTCCGTAGCCATCGGCTGGATCGGCGAAGCAACCGGCGCCGAAGTTATCGCCGTGGCGGTCGACGTCGGACAGGGCGGCGAGTCCCTGGAGACGATCCGCCAGCGTGCCCTGGGCTGCGGCGCCGTCGAAGCCTACGTGGCGGACGCGTCCGACGAGTTCGCCAACGAATACTGCATGCCCACGCTGCAGGCCAACGCCCTCTATCAGGGCCACTACCCGCTGGTCTCCGCGATCTCCCGCCCGGTGATCGTCAAGCACCTCGTCAAGGCCGCCCGCGAGTTCGGCGCCACCACCGTCGCCCACGGCTGCACCGGCAAGGGCAACGACCAGGTCCGCTTCGAGGTCGGCATCCAGACCCTCGGCCCGGACCTGAAATGCATCGCCCCGGTCCGCGACCTCGCCCTGACCCGCGACAAGGCCATCGCCTTCGCCGAGGAAAAGGGACTGCCGATCGAGACCACCAAAAAGAACCCCTACTCGATCGACCAGAACGTCTGGGGCCGCGCAGTCGAAACCGGTTACCTCGAGGACATCTGGAACGCCCCCACCAAGGACATTTACGACTACACCGCCACCCCGGAGTTCCCGCCGGCCCCGGATGAGGTCACCATTTCCTTCGAAGCCGGCATCCCGGTGGCGATCGACGGCGTCAAGGTCACCCCGCTGCAGGCCATCAAGGAACTCAACCGCCGCGCCGGCGCGCAGGGCGTCGGCCGGATCGACGTCGTCGAGGACCGCCTCGTCGGCATCAAGTCCCGCGAAATCTACGAGGCCCCCGGTGCCATGGCGCTGATCACCGCGCACAAGCACCTCGAGGACATCACGATCGAACGCGAGCAGGCCCGCTTCAAGGCCACCGTCGGCCAGCGCTGGGCCGAGCTGGTCTACGACGGACAGTGGTTCTCCCCGCTCAAGCGCTCCCTGGACGCCTTCATCCTGGACACCCAGCGCTACGTCACCGGCGACATCCGCATGGTGCTGCACGGCGGCCAGGCGATCGTCAACGGACGCCGCTCCGAGACCTCGCTCTACGACTTCGACCTGGCCACCTACGACACCGGCGACACCTTCGACCAGTCGATGGCCCGCGGCTTCATCGAGCTGTGGGGCATGTCCGCCAAGGTTGCCTCCGGCCGTGACATCCGCGTCGCCGGAAAGTAGCCCCTGTGGCTGAGCAAAAGACCGAGGCCACAAACACGGGCGCGCTGTGGGGCGGCCGGTTCGCCGGCGGCCCCGCGGACGCCCTCGCCGCGCTGAGCAAGTCCACGCACTTCGACTGGCGGCTGGCCCGCTACGACATCGCCGGATCAAAGGCGCACGCCCGCGTCCTGCACAAGGCCGGGCTGCTGGACGACGACGAGCTCGAGGGCATGCTTGCCGCCCTAACCCGGCTGGACGAGGACGTCGCCTCCGGCGCGTACCTGCCGGCGGAGTCGGACGAGGACGTGCACGGTTCGCTGGAACGCGGCCTGATCGAGCGCGCCGGCACCCAGCTCGGCGGCAAGCTCCGCGCCGGCCGGTCCCGCAACGACCAGGTGGCCACGCTGGGACGGATGTTCCTGCGCGACCATGCCCGGATCATCGCCCGCGGTGTGCTCGCCACGATCGATGCCCTCGTGGACCAGGCCAAGGCGCACCAGGGCGTGGCCATGCCCGGCCGCACCCACCTCCAGCACGCCCAGCCTGTCCTGCTCAGCCACCACCTGCTGGCCCACGCCTGGGCCCTGCTGCGCGACGTGCAGCGGCTGGCGGACTGGGACAAGCGTGCGGGCGTTTCGCCGTACGGCTCGGGCGCCCTCGCGGGCTCCTCGCTGGGCCTGGACCCGGAGGCCGTCGCCGCGGACCTGGGCTTCTACTCCGCCACGCACAACTCGATCGACGGCACCGCCTCCCGCGACGTCTTCGCCGAGTTCGCGTGGATCACCGCCATGATCGGAGTGGACCTCTCCCGCGTGTCGGAGGAAGTCATCCTGTGGGCCACCAAGGAGTTCTCCTTCGTCACCCTGCACGATTCCTACTCCACCGGCTCCTCGATCATGCCGCAGAAGAAGAACCCGGACGTGGCGGAATTGGCCCGCGGAAAAGCCGGCCGGCTGATCGGCAACCTGACCGGGCTCCTGGCCACGCTGAAGGGCCTGCCGCTCGCGTACAACCGCGACCTGCAGGAGGACAAGGAACCGGTCTTCGACGCCGCCGACACCCTAGAAGTCCTGCTTCCGGCAGTCTCCGGCATGATTGCGACGCTGACGTTCAACACCGAACGGATGGAATCCCTGGCACCACAGGGCTTCGCGCTGGCCACGGACATCGCCGAATGGCTGGTCCGCCAGGGCGTGCCGTTCCGCGAGGCGCATGAACTCTCGGGCGCCGCCGTCAAGCAGGCCGAAAGCCGCGGCGTCGAGCTCTGGGACCTGACGGACGAGGAATACGCCGCCATCTCGGAGCACCTGACGCCGGAGGTCCGCACGGTCCTGTCCACCGAGGGATCGCTCAACAGCCGGAACTCCCAGGGCGGCACGGCGCCGGCCGCCGTCGAACGCCAGCTGCTGGCACTAGAAGGCGAGCTCGCCGGCGTCCGGGAGTACGCGGGCTAGCACCCAGACGCTCCCTCAGTTCTGGCGCCGATTCCGCCGACGCTCCTGCACCCGTTGCAGGAGCGTCGGCGGATTTCCTGCAAAAGGTGAGGGAGCGTTGGGCGCTGGCCGCCGAACAGTGCTCGGTAGCATTACGGCATGAGCGAATCCTTCCGCCAACTCCTGCGTGCACTGCCCGATTTCCCGGACGAGCTGCCGGACTTCGACCCGGACCAAGCCCCCGCTGATCCGGCCGAACTCTTCCGGCTGTGGCTCGACGAGGCGCTGGCGGCCGGGGTGCCGCAGCCCAACGCCTGCAGCCTGGCCACA
Proteins encoded in this region:
- a CDS encoding arginine repressor yields the protein MSVQPASPGASPATKTARQARITAILTGESVRSQAELAALLADDGVQVTQATLSRDLVELGAVRVRGKEGVLVYAVPGEGGERAAKSGVTQEILDARLARLCGELLVTAEASANIVVLRTPPGAANFLALAIDHSVMPSILGTIAGDDTVLLVTRDPLGGAALAARFLQLAEEAGTG
- the argF gene encoding ornithine carbamoyltransferase, which translates into the protein MTSKSQTRHFLKDTDLTPAEQAEVLDLAVRMKAAPYSVQPFAAEGSGRQTVAVIFDKTSTRTRVSFAAGVADMGGNALIINPGEAQIGHKESVEDTAKVLERMVSTIVWRTGAHSGLVAMARNSRVPVINALCDDYHPCQLLADLLTVKEHKGDLAGLTMSYLGDSANNMANSYLLAGVTAGMHVRIAGPEGYLPSREIIAAAEDRAAETGGSVLVTVDAAEALLGADVVATDTWVSMGQEDEKEARLQLFRNYAVDEAAMKLAAPDAVVLHCLPAYRGYEISAGVIDGPQSIVWDEAENRLHAQKALMAWLMHRSGLAVVDGLG
- the argH gene encoding argininosuccinate lyase translates to MAEQKTEATNTGALWGGRFAGGPADALAALSKSTHFDWRLARYDIAGSKAHARVLHKAGLLDDDELEGMLAALTRLDEDVASGAYLPAESDEDVHGSLERGLIERAGTQLGGKLRAGRSRNDQVATLGRMFLRDHARIIARGVLATIDALVDQAKAHQGVAMPGRTHLQHAQPVLLSHHLLAHAWALLRDVQRLADWDKRAGVSPYGSGALAGSSLGLDPEAVAADLGFYSATHNSIDGTASRDVFAEFAWITAMIGVDLSRVSEEVILWATKEFSFVTLHDSYSTGSSIMPQKKNPDVAELARGKAGRLIGNLTGLLATLKGLPLAYNRDLQEDKEPVFDAADTLEVLLPAVSGMIATLTFNTERMESLAPQGFALATDIAEWLVRQGVPFREAHELSGAAVKQAESRGVELWDLTDEEYAAISEHLTPEVRTVLSTEGSLNSRNSQGGTAPAAVERQLLALEGELAGVREYAG
- a CDS encoding argininosuccinate synthase, with the translated sequence MTERIVLAYSGGLDTSVAIGWIGEATGAEVIAVAVDVGQGGESLETIRQRALGCGAVEAYVADASDEFANEYCMPTLQANALYQGHYPLVSAISRPVIVKHLVKAAREFGATTVAHGCTGKGNDQVRFEVGIQTLGPDLKCIAPVRDLALTRDKAIAFAEEKGLPIETTKKNPYSIDQNVWGRAVETGYLEDIWNAPTKDIYDYTATPEFPPAPDEVTISFEAGIPVAIDGVKVTPLQAIKELNRRAGAQGVGRIDVVEDRLVGIKSREIYEAPGAMALITAHKHLEDITIEREQARFKATVGQRWAELVYDGQWFSPLKRSLDAFILDTQRYVTGDIRMVLHGGQAIVNGRRSETSLYDFDLATYDTGDTFDQSMARGFIELWGMSAKVASGRDIRVAGK
- a CDS encoding acetylornithine transaminase; the encoded protein is MAAEAAAIALVGQTTGAQWLSRYSSSLLGVFGTPQRVLVRGAGCLVWDADGKEYLDLLGGIAVNALGHAHPFVTSVISSQLSTLGHVSNFFTSPTQIALAEKLLDISKAPAGSKVFFANSGTEAVEAAFKLARRNGGVSQADSTAQPRTKIIALEGAFHGRTMGALALTAKEAYREPFAPLPGGVVHIPFGDIDALRAAVDETTAAVFLEPIQGEAGVRPLPAGYLQAAREATSAAGALLILDEVQTGIGRTGKWLASEDAGIVPDAVTLAKGLGGGFPIGALVTFGPEVSSLLSAGQHGTTFGGNPVATAAALATLHVLENQHVLDHVRDTGEHLRAGLARIDGVTEVRGEGLLIGFDLDADVAPAVVTAGLEAGFIVNSPGPHTIRLAPPLILTTEQADLFVAALPALLQTAKDAK